A window of the Hordeum vulgare subsp. vulgare chromosome 5H, MorexV3_pseudomolecules_assembly, whole genome shotgun sequence genome harbors these coding sequences:
- the LOC123399276 gene encoding cell number regulator 13-like yields MALAGQAAMVAQFAGVDAYGLIKMIADAAQTVRRNRATCLQLARRARMIGDLMHQLHAAHLMQQPETRNPMEQLEETLRRALSLVRSCQRRGYLYRCLMGARHADELREVQGEITFYLQLFPLLSYVDTTLTWVRLLNKPAPAPQPTSCKEAQAQAPVVRPYFVPDEWCLLVIHSGSTPWHCIYYAWFTSFSSCNNSFWQNLFWHLSAGVKIVMRLTDYFFSDHFIGRISNYLASTMFLTTAS; encoded by the exons ATGGCTCTAGCTGGTCAGGCCGCCATGGTTGCGCAGTTTGCAGGAGTGGACGCCTACGGGCTCATCAAGATGATCGCCGACGCGGCGCAGACGGTCCGGAGGAACAGAGCCACCTGCCTGCAGCTCGCGCGCCGCGCCAGGATGATCGGGGACCTGATGCACCAGCTCCACGCCGCGCACCTCATGCAGCAACCGGAGACGAGGAACCCCATGGAGCAGCTGGAGGAGACGCTCCGGCGCGCGCTGTCGCTCGTCAGGTCCTGCCAGCGCCGCGGGTACCTCTACCGGTGCCTCATGGGGGCGCGGCACGCCGACGAGCTCCGCGAGGTGCAGGGTGAGATCACCTTCTACCTCCAGCTTTTCCCTCTCCTCAGCTACGTCGACACCACCCTCACCTGGGTCAGGCTCCTCAACaaacctgctcctgctcctcaacctacttcaTGCAAAGAG GCACAGGCACAGGCACCTGTGGTAAGACCATATTTTGTGCCGGATGAATGGTGCTTGCTAGTTATTCATTCAGGAAGTACACCTTGGCACTGTATTTATTACGCGTGGTTTACATCCTTCTCTTCTTGTAATAATTCATTTTGGCAAAATTTATTTTGGCATCTATCTGCAGGAGTTAAAATTGTTATGCGACTGACCGATTATTTCTTTTCTGATCACTTCATTGGAAGGATTAGCAATTATCTAGCTAGCACAATGTTTCTGACAACTGCTAGTTAG